Below is a genomic region from Marinobacter salarius.
TCGTTGCGGCCACCGACAGCGCGTTTTTACGCTCGGGTCGGTTGATACAGACCGTTGCAATACCGCTTTCAATCGTCACGTCGATAGGGTTCATTAGCCACGCCTCTTCCGCTCGGAAATTTATCGGCATTTATGCCGTCCAACTCCCCCGCGGCTGGAACGCCGCGGGGGAGTTGGACACTTATTCGACTATTTGACGGAGAACGTCGCCGAGTTTTCCTTGACCACATCCCACACCACATCGGTATACCCGGCGCTCCAGTCGGTCAGCGGAACCCAGGTTTCGCCATCCCACTGTTCAATGCGCGTCTTACTGCTGCCGCCATGATCCAGGGGTGTCACCGTTACCGGAGCCATCAGGCCATTGGCATCGAAGTTTTCGATCGACTCATAGCCCGCCTTCATGGCCTCCGGCGTCAGCGGCCATCCGTTCTCCTTGATCGCCAGACGCGCCGCCTCATGCGCCGTTGCCTGGATCGCAAGGCCCATGTTGTAATAAACGTCGCGAACATTAGCTTCGGGGCCACTTCCCTTGCCCTCGGCATAGTAGGTCTCCAGCATCGTCTGGATGATTGGGAAATCCTGCCCGCCGGCAACATTGCTCGCGCGCAGGATGCCCTTGGCCTCTTCCTCGCCGATATTGCGGATATCGACCTCGTTCATCCAGTGAACAGACAGGTAGCGGTCAATCGGGAAGCGGTTGCGGCGCATTTCCCTAGACGCAACCACATGCCCGCCCGCCAGAAGCCAGCTGATCACATAGTCCGGCTTGTCGCGGCGAATCCTGCTCCAGGCACCGGATTGGTCTGTTCCCGGCAGCGGTACCGGATAGAGCTCCAGTTCAAAGCCCTCTTTCTCTGAAAGGGTTTTCAGAATCTCGATCGGCTCCTGACCGAACGGATAATCCAGATAGATGAAGCCAATCTTGGCATTTTCCAGATCGCCGCCCAATTGCTCCTTGATGAAGGCAACGTCGTTGGCCGCCTGCTGCCAGTAGGTTGGACCGACCGGGAAAACCCATTCGAACACCTCACCATCCACCGCATCACCGCGACCCGTAAAGGCTTGCGCCAGGATATTGCCGTCTTTCATGGCACGCGGTAAAGCCGCGTTCGTGACCGGCGTGGACAGAAAGTAGAAGTGGAAAACACCTTCACGCTTGAGCTGCTCATAGCATTCCACGCCACGCTGCGGTTCGTTGCCGTGGTCGCGCACGATGATTTCAACGGGATGGCCCTCGATGCCGCCGTTGTCGTTGGTGTACATCGCGAGATCCCGTGCCGCCTGGGCGACCTGGGGCGAAATGAAGGAATAGGACTTGCTGAGGTCGAAGCAGAGGCCGAATTGGATCGACTCCTCGGCTTGGGCGAATGTAGCTGACGCGCCTGATGCGAGCACCATGGCGAGGGCCACTGCTTTGAGTTGCTTTTTGTATTTCATTTTTCTCTCCTTTTAGATTTAGTGCAGAGCGTTCTTTTCTTGTTCGGACGCTCTGCCCTGCGTGCCACTTTGCCTTCTGCTACCTGACTGTCATTGCCCGTATTTCGCTGAACTTTCCTTGACCACGTTCCACACCACATCGGTATACTCGGCGTTCCAGTCGGTCAACGGAACCCAGGTTTCGCCATCCCACTGTTCAATGCGCGTCTTAGCACCGCCGCCGTGGTCCTGGGGTGTCACGGTTACCGGAGCCATCAGGCCATTGGCATCGAAGTTTTCGATCGACTCATAGCCCGCCTTCATGGCCTCCGGCGTCAGCGGCCATCCGTTCTCCTTGATCGCCAGACGCGCCGCCTCATGCGCCGTTGCCTGGATCGCAAGGCCCATGTTGTAATAAACGTCGCGAACATTAGCTTCGGGGCCACTTCCCTTGCCCTTGGCATAGTAGGTCTCCAGCATCGTCTGGACGATCGGGGTATCCTGCCCGCCAACAACATTGGTCGCGCGCAGGATGCCCTTGGCCTCTTCCTCGCCGATATTGCGGATATCGACCTCGTTCATCCAGTGAACAGACAGGTAGCGGTCAATCGGGAAGCGGTTGCGGCGCATTTCCCTAGACGCAACCACATGCCCGCCCGCCAGAAGCCAGCTGATCACATAGTCCGGCTTGTCGCGGCGAATCCTGCTCCAGGCACCGGATTGGTCTGTTCCCGGCAGCGGTACCGGATAGAGCTCCAGTTCAAAGCCCTCTTTCTCTGAAAGGGTTTTCAGAATCTCGATCGGCTCCTGACCGAACGGATAATCCAGATAGATGAAGCCAATCTTGGCATTTTCCAGATCGCCGCCCAATTGCTCCTTGATGAAGGCAACGTCGTTGGCCGCCTGCTGCCAGTAGGTTGGACCGACCGGGAAAACCCATTCGAACACCTCACCATCCACCGCGTCACCGCGGCCGACAAAGGATTGCATCAGGATATTGCCGTCTTTCATGGCACGCGGTAAAGCCGCGTTCGTGACCGGCGTGGACATGAAGTTGAAAATAAAAACACCATCTCGCTTGAGCTGCTCATAGCATTCCACGCCACGCTGGGGTTCGTTGCCGTGGTCGCGCACGATGATTTCAACGGGATGGCCCTCGATGCCGCCGTTGTCGTTGGCGTACATCGCGAGATCCCGAGCCGCCTGGGCCAGCTGTGGCGTGATGAAGGAATAGGACTTGCTGAGGTCGAAGCAGAGGCCGAATTGGATCGGCTCCTCGGCTTGGGCGAATGTAGCTGCCGCGCCTGATGCGAGCACCATGGCGAGGGCCACTGCTTTGAGTTGCTTTTTGTATTTCATTTTTCTCTCCTTTTCGATTCAGTGCAGAGCGTTCTTTTCTTGTTCGGACGCTCTGCCCTGCGTCCCACCTTGCCTTCTGCTACCTGACTGTCATTGCCCGTATTTCGCGGAACTTTTCTTGACCGGGCCCCGCCCGATCGCGTCCCGGCAGCGGCACGGGGTAGAGCAGGAGCTCAAGCCCCCTTTCTCGGACGGTGTCTGGAGAATCTTGATCGGCTCCCTACCCCCAATAGGTTGGGCCGCCCAGATAGACCCATTCGAAAACAGTGCCGTCCACGGCATCGCCACGCCCTACCAGAGACTGCATGAGAATGCGTTCGTCTTCCATCACGCGCGGCAGGATCGCCAGAGATACCGGCGTCGAGCGCGTATCGAAGCCAAAGTCGCCCTCGCGGCTGAGCCTAGAATAGCACTCGATACCACGCTGCGGTTCGTTGCCGTGGTCACGGACAATAACCTCGACCAGTTCTCCACCAATCCCGCCCTTCATGTTGACAAGCTTCGCCAGATCCATGGCCACCTGCGAAATCTGCGGCAAGGCAAAAGTATAGGCCTTGCTGAGATCGTAGCAGACGCCAACTTTGAATGGCTTCGCCAAAGCCTGAGGGCCGAACATCACGCTGCCTCCGATCAAAAAAGCGGCTAACACCCTAGTAAGTCGTTGCATCTTATTCTCCCAGAGGATTTTCGTGAAAACTTCAGCTCAGCCAACGCTTACGCCGGCTGTAATG
It encodes:
- a CDS encoding ABC transporter substrate-binding protein is translated as MKYKKQLKAVALAMVLASGASATFAQAEESIQFGLCFDLSKSYSFISPQVAQAARDLAMYTNDNGGIEGHPVEIIVRDHGNEPQRGVECYEQLKREGVFHFYFLSTPVTNAALPRAMKDGNILAQAFTGRGDAVDGEVFEWVFPVGPTYWQQAANDVAFIKEQLGGDLENAKIGFIYLDYPFGQEPIEILKTLSEKEGFELELYPVPLPGTDQSGAWSRIRRDKPDYVISWLLAGGHVVASREMRRNRFPIDRYLSVHWMNEVDIRNIGEEEAKGILRASNVAGGQDFPIIQTMLETYYAEGKGSGPEANVRDVYYNMGLAIQATAHEAARLAIKENGWPLTPEAMKAGYESIENFDANGLMAPVTVTPLDHGGSSKTRIEQWDGETWVPLTDWSAGYTDVVWDVVKENSATFSVK
- a CDS encoding ABC transporter substrate-binding protein — its product is MKYKKQLKAVALAMVLASGAAATFAQAEEPIQFGLCFDLSKSYSFITPQLAQAARDLAMYANDNGGIEGHPVEIIVRDHGNEPQRGVECYEQLKRDGVFIFNFMSTPVTNAALPRAMKDGNILMQSFVGRGDAVDGEVFEWVFPVGPTYWQQAANDVAFIKEQLGGDLENAKIGFIYLDYPFGQEPIEILKTLSEKEGFELELYPVPLPGTDQSGAWSRIRRDKPDYVISWLLAGGHVVASREMRRNRFPIDRYLSVHWMNEVDIRNIGEEEAKGILRATNVVGGQDTPIVQTMLETYYAKGKGSGPEANVRDVYYNMGLAIQATAHEAARLAIKENGWPLTPEAMKAGYESIENFDANGLMAPVTVTPQDHGGGAKTRIEQWDGETWVPLTDWNAEYTDVVWNVVKESSAKYGQ
- a CDS encoding ABC transporter substrate-binding protein codes for the protein MQRLTRVLAAFLIGGSVMFGPQALAKPFKVGVCYDLSKAYTFALPQISQVAMDLAKLVNMKGGIGGELVEVIVRDHGNEPQRGIECYSRLSREGDFGFDTRSTPVSLAILPRVMEDERILMQSLVGRGDAVDGTVFEWVYLGGPTYWG